One segment of Tamlana crocina DNA contains the following:
- a CDS encoding ABC transporter permease subunit, translated as MLRLLNLELQKLLLNRTSKVLIFISFVLPFFIILLSSLKINVFGFFTLELGELGVFNFPIIWHLTTFFSAQFKFFFAIVVVSMIGNEYSNKTLKQNLIDGLSKKEFILSKFYTIIFFSLISTLLTALISLCIGLYYSSYTEMSIILMETEFLLAYFIKLIGFFSLCLFLGMLVKRSAFALAFLFILFILEWIAYGLLVWQWNTKIAEQVQNLFPLKSMYKLIDQPFQRIAMTKFPDKAELAYDYAVHWHEMALVLGWTALFIFLSYRLLKKRDL; from the coding sequence ATGCTTCGACTTTTAAACTTAGAGCTGCAAAAACTGCTCTTAAACCGCACCAGCAAAGTGCTTATTTTTATTTCGTTTGTATTACCATTTTTCATCATTTTATTATCATCGTTAAAAATTAACGTTTTTGGCTTTTTCACCCTCGAACTTGGCGAATTAGGCGTATTCAACTTCCCGATTATTTGGCACCTAACCACGTTCTTTTCGGCGCAGTTTAAATTTTTCTTCGCCATTGTTGTGGTGAGCATGATCGGTAACGAATACAGCAACAAAACCTTAAAACAGAATTTAATTGATGGATTGAGCAAAAAGGAATTCATCCTTTCAAAATTCTATACCATTATTTTCTTTTCGTTGATTTCAACCTTACTCACTGCTCTTATCTCACTTTGCATCGGGCTATATTATTCCAGCTACACCGAAATGAGTATTATTTTAATGGAAACTGAGTTTTTATTGGCCTATTTTATAAAACTTATCGGTTTTTTTAGTCTATGCCTGTTTTTGGGGATGCTTGTAAAACGCTCGGCATTTGCATTGGCATTTTTATTCATATTATTTATTTTGGAATGGATAGCTTACGGGCTCCTTGTTTGGCAATGGAATACCAAAATAGCCGAACAAGTGCAAAACCTATTTCCCCTAAAATCAATGTACAAATTGATAGACCAGCCGTTTCAACGTATCGCCATGACTAAATTTCCCGACAAAGCCGAATTAGCTTACGATTACGCCGTGCATTGGCACGAAATGGCCTTGGTTTTGGGTTGGACTGCCCTATTCATCTTTTTATCGTATAGATTATTAAAAAAGCGCGATTTGTAA
- a CDS encoding T9SS type B sorting domain-containing protein, which yields MKKIALILIYFGLAITCAFGQEEASNWYFGENAGIRFNPDGTVSPLSSGKLNTIEGCATISDTNGNLLFYTDGISVWNKNHDRMPNGFGLYGDPSSTQSAIIVPQPEAPNMYYIFTVDTQIHQNDPDFGFNYSIVDMSLENGLGDVTIKNHNLLPTTSEKVTAVVKDCQTQSIWVITLAQGESGFFDTFYAYEVNTSGLNTVPVTSSFSNNITNRRGYLKLSPNGSKLVCANTTSGLFIYDFDKTTGNISNEQEITITFSLNGQKPQVAYGVEFSQNNQLLYVSSFYQTNEQEGSAPSAQYGALLQYNITATNISNTEYVIDNRQMYRGALQLGPDGKIYQSMNLSYDQGQPFLSTINTPNISGLGCNYAYNSLQLGSNGRQGLPPFITSFFSEKIDIIGNNSSSSELFLCENDTYTLTSPDIQGATYNWFKNGIPITNTTYFLDVDEEGLYKVFIDPNTGDCSQTLEGLAKVTYFASPVTNNHTLTQCAPSPNLSGTTTFNLTEAYEAILPTYNQDYSISFHKTENDAQNGVNAITNPESYENTVPNEILYTRTVHNFSGCFDTATLKLQIATTEVPVYRAPQKCDEVGSPDGINLFNLEDYKSDIAAQLNTTLNDVSITFYETQEDALIEANSLSQYRNKTPYTQSLYYRVETLNNNACFGINEIILSIAELPQIEKNENVLYCLNHFPAPIKINVGFLVGSRNNYSYLWSTGETAYEIDINEIGTYTVEITNQAGCSDQRTVVVEPSNIATIENVEVTDASTNNTINIMVSGEGIYEYALLDINNQIIRPYQTTTLFDNLFPGLYSIQIRDTKNDCGTITEPVSVIGFPKYFTPNNDGVNDTWQVYGVSEIFQPNTKIQIYNRYGKLIKELDPLGEGWNGSIRGEPLPNDDYWFVVKLQDGRVFKNHFTLKH from the coding sequence ATGAAAAAAATCGCCCTCATTCTAATATACTTTGGCTTAGCCATTACCTGTGCTTTTGGTCAGGAGGAAGCTTCCAACTGGTATTTTGGCGAAAACGCGGGAATACGATTTAATCCAGACGGCACTGTTTCTCCACTCTCTAGCGGCAAACTTAACACTATAGAGGGCTGCGCAACAATATCAGATACCAACGGAAACCTGTTATTTTACACTGACGGTATTTCTGTTTGGAACAAAAACCACGACCGTATGCCTAACGGATTTGGTTTATACGGGGACCCCTCAAGTACCCAATCGGCAATAATTGTACCTCAACCAGAAGCCCCAAACATGTATTACATTTTCACAGTCGATACACAAATACATCAGAACGATCCAGATTTTGGCTTTAATTATTCAATTGTCGATATGAGTTTGGAAAACGGTTTGGGCGATGTAACCATTAAAAACCACAACTTGCTCCCCACAACATCAGAAAAAGTTACTGCCGTTGTAAAGGACTGCCAAACACAATCTATTTGGGTGATCACACTCGCACAAGGAGAGTCCGGTTTTTTCGACACCTTTTATGCTTATGAAGTAAACACTTCAGGTCTAAACACCGTACCCGTAACCAGTTCCTTTTCAAATAACATCACCAACCGAAGGGGTTACCTAAAATTATCGCCCAACGGTTCAAAACTGGTCTGTGCCAATACTACTTCGGGTTTGTTTATTTATGATTTTGATAAAACTACTGGTAATATTAGTAACGAACAGGAAATTACAATTACTTTTTCTCTAAACGGCCAAAAACCGCAAGTAGCCTATGGGGTGGAGTTTTCGCAAAACAACCAACTGCTTTACGTGTCATCCTTTTACCAAACCAATGAACAAGAAGGCAGTGCTCCCTCGGCACAATACGGCGCTTTACTGCAATACAACATAACGGCCACCAACATTAGTAACACCGAATATGTTATAGACAACAGACAAATGTACAGAGGTGCACTGCAATTGGGTCCAGACGGAAAAATTTATCAGTCGATGAACCTTAGCTACGACCAAGGGCAACCCTTTCTTTCTACTATAAACACCCCTAACATTTCTGGTCTGGGCTGCAACTATGCCTATAACAGTTTGCAATTGGGATCGAACGGCAGGCAAGGTTTGCCCCCCTTTATAACGTCTTTTTTCTCTGAGAAAATAGATATTATAGGCAACAACTCAAGCTCTTCTGAACTATTTTTATGCGAAAATGACACTTACACGCTAACATCGCCTGATATTCAAGGCGCCACGTACAACTGGTTTAAAAACGGAATTCCTATTACAAATACCACTTATTTTCTTGATGTCGATGAAGAAGGCTTGTACAAAGTATTTATCGACCCAAATACTGGAGACTGTAGCCAAACTTTAGAAGGCTTGGCAAAAGTCACTTATTTTGCATCGCCCGTAACCAACAATCATACCCTGACACAATGTGCTCCTAGTCCAAATCTTTCGGGAACAACAACCTTTAATTTAACCGAAGCCTACGAAGCTATTTTACCGACCTACAATCAAGATTATAGCATTTCATTCCATAAAACCGAAAATGATGCACAGAATGGTGTTAATGCCATTACTAATCCTGAATCTTATGAAAACACAGTGCCCAACGAAATATTATACACCCGTACTGTACATAACTTCAGTGGGTGTTTTGATACAGCCACGCTAAAATTGCAAATAGCAACCACCGAAGTTCCTGTTTACCGCGCCCCTCAAAAATGCGATGAAGTAGGGTCTCCCGACGGCATTAACCTATTTAATCTCGAAGATTACAAGTCCGATATCGCAGCCCAACTAAACACCACGCTTAACGACGTTTCTATTACATTTTACGAAACCCAAGAAGACGCACTCATTGAAGCCAATAGTCTTTCTCAATACCGAAATAAAACACCTTACACCCAAAGCCTTTATTACAGGGTTGAAACATTAAACAATAATGCCTGCTTTGGAATTAACGAAATAATACTCAGTATTGCAGAATTACCTCAAATAGAGAAAAACGAAAACGTACTTTATTGTCTGAATCACTTCCCTGCACCCATAAAAATCAATGTCGGTTTTTTGGTAGGTTCGCGCAACAATTATTCCTATCTATGGAGCACAGGGGAAACCGCCTATGAAATTGATATTAACGAAATTGGCACCTATACTGTTGAAATTACAAATCAAGCAGGCTGCTCAGATCAACGTACAGTTGTTGTTGAGCCCTCTAACATCGCCACTATAGAAAACGTAGAAGTTACCGATGCATCTACAAACAACACCATAAACATAATGGTTTCAGGCGAAGGTATTTACGAATATGCATTATTGGATATCAACAACCAAATTATTAGGCCCTACCAAACAACTACGTTATTCGACAACCTCTTTCCCGGTTTGTACAGCATTCAAATTAGGGACACAAAAAATGACTGTGGTACAATTACCGAACCCGTTTCGGTAATTGGGTTTCCAAAATATTTCACCCCAAATAATGATGGCGTTAACGATACTTGGCAAGTGTACGGCGTATCCGAAATTTTTCAGCCAAATACTAAAATACAAATTTACAACCGCTATGGTAAACTTATAAAAGAATTAGACCCCTTAGGTGAGGGCTGGAATGGATCAATAAGAGGAGAGCCATTACCTAACGACGATTATTGGTTTGTGGTAAAACTACAAGACGGCCGTGTATTTAAAAATCATTTTACACTCAAACACTAA